One Gimesia aquarii DNA segment encodes these proteins:
- a CDS encoding zinc ribbon domain-containing protein: MLGCLSEINNSDVSESDTKMDEDWNLAPDDDYEDAGTDSDEFETATVPCSNCGADVYEEAVACPVCGEYVGVNTHLFSDRPQWWITLGVVGGIATILCLIFLF, encoded by the coding sequence GTGTTAGGATGTCTGTCTGAAATCAATAATTCAGACGTTTCTGAAAGTGATACGAAGATGGACGAGGATTGGAACTTGGCACCTGATGACGATTATGAGGATGCTGGGACTGACTCTGATGAGTTTGAGACGGCGACTGTTCCCTGTTCAAATTGTGGAGCAGACGTTTATGAGGAGGCAGTTGCTTGTCCCGTCTGTGGTGAGTATGTTGGTGTGAACACGCATCTTTTTAGTGATCGCCCTCAATGGTGGATCACTCTGGGAGTAGTGGGGGGCATTGCGACGATTTTGTGTTTGATATTTTTATTTTGA
- the hslU gene encoding ATP-dependent protease ATPase subunit HslU, whose translation MQELTPRQIVAELDNHIVGQDDAKRAVAIALRNRWRWQQLPEEIRKEITPKNIIMIGPTGVGKTEITRRLAGLINAPFIKVEATKYTEVGYYGRDVESMVRDLVDSAKNLVREKKRVELVDKAKVRVEERLLDLLVPPPDWESSYQEPTEGEQEEDSKERYERTRDKFRKMLSKGDLEDKEVEISVDQKSSPVQVFSNMGMDQMDVDLQGMLERMMPSQSKSRKLTVAEARKVLLEQEVEGLMDKDAIAEEAIELAERNGIVFIDELDKICASEEGGSRGGDVSRQGVQRDLLPIVEGTTVQTRSGSVKTDYMLFIAAGAFHRTKPSDLMPELQGRFPIRVELQELTRDDFLRILTEPTSSITMQYQELLKTEGVKIKFEKDGLEELAKIAFQVNQTTQNIGARRLHTILERLLEEVSFDAPDLKTKKITIDASYVQQKLHAIVEDEDLSKFIL comes from the coding sequence GTGCAAGAGTTAACGCCTCGGCAGATTGTCGCAGAGCTGGATAATCATATTGTTGGTCAGGATGATGCAAAACGTGCTGTCGCGATTGCCTTACGAAATCGCTGGCGCTGGCAGCAACTACCAGAAGAGATCCGAAAAGAAATCACACCAAAAAATATTATCATGATTGGGCCAACTGGAGTCGGAAAGACCGAGATTACTCGCCGTCTGGCTGGGTTAATTAATGCGCCCTTCATCAAAGTGGAAGCGACAAAGTATACTGAAGTGGGCTATTACGGGCGTGATGTCGAAAGCATGGTACGTGACCTGGTTGATTCTGCTAAGAATCTGGTGCGTGAAAAGAAACGGGTAGAACTGGTTGATAAAGCAAAGGTTCGAGTTGAAGAACGCTTACTCGACCTTTTGGTTCCGCCTCCGGATTGGGAATCATCTTATCAAGAGCCTACGGAAGGGGAGCAGGAGGAAGATTCAAAAGAACGCTACGAGCGCACACGAGACAAATTTCGAAAAATGCTGAGTAAAGGGGATCTGGAAGACAAAGAAGTTGAAATTTCTGTAGACCAGAAAAGTTCTCCCGTGCAGGTGTTCTCTAATATGGGTATGGATCAAATGGACGTTGATCTACAGGGAATGTTAGAGCGAATGATGCCTTCTCAGAGCAAAAGCCGCAAGCTGACTGTCGCCGAAGCGCGTAAGGTATTGCTCGAACAGGAAGTCGAAGGGTTAATGGATAAAGACGCTATTGCCGAGGAAGCAATTGAACTGGCGGAACGCAATGGAATTGTTTTTATCGATGAGCTCGACAAAATTTGTGCATCGGAAGAAGGAGGAAGCCGTGGTGGTGATGTAAGTCGACAAGGCGTACAACGCGATTTACTACCCATTGTCGAAGGAACTACTGTCCAGACACGTAGCGGCTCTGTGAAAACTGACTACATGTTATTTATTGCTGCAGGTGCTTTTCATCGCACAAAACCTTCCGACTTAATGCCCGAACTTCAGGGGCGCTTTCCGATTCGCGTTGAATTACAGGAACTGACACGCGACGACTTCTTAAGGATTCTGACCGAGCCAACCAGTTCGATTACGATGCAATATCAAGAGTTGTTGAAAACAGAAGGTGTAAAAATCAAATTTGAGAAAGATGGTCTGGAAGAATTGGCTAAAATTGCTTTTCAGGTGAATCAGACCACTCAGAATATTGGTGCACGACGACTGCATACGATTTTAGAGCGACTTTTGGAAGAAGTCAGTTTTGATGCACCCGATTTGAAAACAAAGAAAATCACCATTGATGCTTCTTATGTACAACAAAAACTGCATGCGATTGTTGAAGATGAAGATCTCAGTAAATTCATTCTATAG
- the hslV gene encoding ATP-dependent protease subunit HslV gives MSSKQKKKWRSTTILTVRHQGQVAIGGDGQVTHGDTVMKSDTRKIRKILDGQVVCGFAGSTADAFSLLERFEVKAKDYPGNMPRAATELARDWRTDRVLRKLEALIIVVNHEHSLLITGQGDVVVPSDGIIGIGSGGNYATAAARALVGHSELSAAEIVKTSLGIASEIDIYTNNNIIVEELPCKS, from the coding sequence ATGAGTTCAAAACAGAAAAAAAAATGGCGTTCCACGACGATTTTAACAGTCCGTCATCAAGGTCAGGTGGCGATCGGCGGCGATGGACAGGTGACCCATGGCGATACCGTCATGAAAAGCGATACCCGTAAGATCCGCAAAATTCTGGATGGACAAGTTGTGTGTGGGTTTGCTGGATCGACTGCAGACGCCTTTTCACTTTTGGAACGCTTCGAAGTCAAAGCCAAGGATTATCCGGGAAACATGCCACGCGCGGCAACAGAGCTGGCCCGTGATTGGCGGACTGATCGGGTTTTACGAAAACTGGAGGCACTGATCATAGTCGTCAATCATGAGCATAGCCTGCTTATCACCGGGCAGGGGGACGTAGTCGTTCCTTCAGATGGAATCATTGGCATTGGTTCCGGGGGGAATTATGCCACTGCTGCGGCGAGAGCACTCGTAGGACATTCTGAGTTGTCAGCAGCAGAAATTGTGAAAACGTCTTTAGGAATCGCATCAGAAATCGATATCTATACGAATAATAATATCATCGTGGAGGAGCTTCCGTGCAAGAGTTAA
- a CDS encoding Maf family protein has protein sequence MVDHSGSSGGHCDDFVFDIFILNEMQRKMISFDKIILGSRSPRRRELLSQMIPISSIEVIPPQNSEEADFEQLCDLESIRQRLISICKTKNDDVLEQVKQSTGTLNPILTADTIVVVGQEDAKYLVLGQPPETGEWEQTVRQWFTDYYAGKTHRVLTGLCFRSGDQIKTEVVQTLVTFHGIDYVNRYLDWYLSIKESLGKAGGYAIQESGTIFVQQIEGSLSNVVGLPLEQLVELFH, from the coding sequence ATGGTGGATCACTCTGGGAGTAGTGGGGGGCATTGCGACGATTTTGTGTTTGATATTTTTATTTTGAATGAAATGCAAAGGAAAATGATAAGCTTTGATAAGATCATTTTGGGATCCAGATCTCCTCGCCGTCGAGAATTGCTATCTCAGATGATCCCAATATCCTCTATTGAAGTAATTCCTCCACAGAATTCAGAAGAAGCGGATTTTGAGCAACTATGCGATTTAGAGTCCATTCGCCAGAGACTGATTTCTATTTGCAAAACAAAAAACGATGACGTATTAGAGCAAGTCAAACAGAGTACAGGCACCTTAAACCCAATCTTAACGGCCGATACCATTGTTGTGGTTGGGCAGGAAGATGCAAAATATCTCGTGTTGGGACAACCTCCTGAAACGGGCGAATGGGAGCAGACCGTCAGGCAATGGTTTACTGACTACTATGCTGGCAAGACACATCGAGTATTGACAGGTCTCTGTTTTCGATCGGGAGATCAAATCAAAACAGAAGTTGTGCAAACCCTGGTGACCTTTCATGGGATCGATTATGTTAACCGATATCTGGATTGGTATCTATCAATTAAAGAATCATTGGGAAAAGCCGGTGGGTATGCCATTCAGGAAAGTGGTACCATTTTTGTTCAACAGATTGAAGGCAGCCTGTCAAATGTTGTAGGATTACCTCTAGAGCAACTCGTCGAGTTGTTCCATTGA
- a CDS encoding DUF1501 domain-containing protein, translated as MSILPQTLYSRRELLKKSAVGFGNLALLSMLNDETQAASSKDPLAPKEPHFTPRAKRVIFLFMKGGPSHMDTFDYKPQLQRYDGKPLPFDKPRVQFAPTGNLLKSPWKFKQYGESGIHVSELFPNVAECVDDLCIINSLHGTNAAHGGALLKLHTGSDAFVRPSMGSWVTYGLGTENQNLPGFITICPTLAHGGVKNWSSAFLPAPYQGTPLGNAAVAAEQAQIEYIKNSFLSRKVQRKQLDFLNDLNRQHHQHTGPNQVLEDRIGSFELAFRMQEEVPQVQDISGETEATRKMYGLNEEKTADFGRQCLMARRFAERGVRFIQVSHSDQKVQWDQHGNLLEGHGKNAKEVDKPIAGLLKDLKQRGLLKDTLVIWGGEFGRTPTAQGKNGRDHNPEGFTMWLAGGGVKSGFQYGATDEFGYYAVKDKMHIHDFHATLLHLLGMDHKKLTYRYAGRDFRLTDVAGHVAHGILA; from the coding sequence ATGAGTATTCTACCTCAAACACTTTATTCTCGACGCGAACTGTTAAAAAAATCAGCAGTTGGATTTGGGAATCTTGCCTTATTGTCAATGTTAAACGATGAAACGCAGGCGGCTTCCTCCAAAGATCCACTAGCGCCCAAAGAGCCTCATTTTACACCGCGGGCTAAGCGAGTGATCTTTCTGTTCATGAAGGGAGGCCCATCCCACATGGACACATTCGACTATAAGCCTCAACTGCAAAGGTACGACGGGAAACCATTACCTTTTGACAAACCACGTGTGCAATTTGCACCAACTGGAAACTTATTAAAATCGCCTTGGAAATTTAAGCAATATGGCGAGAGCGGAATTCATGTGAGTGAATTATTTCCTAATGTAGCCGAGTGTGTTGACGATCTTTGTATTATCAACTCGCTCCATGGAACGAACGCCGCGCATGGGGGGGCTTTACTTAAACTTCATACCGGCAGCGACGCTTTTGTGCGTCCCAGTATGGGGTCATGGGTGACGTATGGTTTGGGAACTGAAAATCAAAATCTCCCAGGCTTCATTACAATTTGTCCTACTTTGGCCCATGGTGGCGTCAAGAATTGGAGCTCCGCTTTTTTACCGGCCCCTTATCAGGGAACGCCTCTGGGGAATGCAGCCGTTGCTGCCGAACAGGCGCAGATAGAATATATCAAAAATAGTTTTCTTTCTCGTAAGGTCCAACGCAAACAGCTTGATTTTCTAAACGATTTGAATCGTCAACATCATCAGCACACTGGCCCCAATCAGGTTTTGGAAGATCGGATTGGTTCTTTTGAATTAGCATTCCGCATGCAGGAAGAAGTTCCTCAAGTTCAGGATATCTCTGGAGAAACAGAAGCCACTCGAAAGATGTATGGACTGAATGAAGAAAAGACGGCTGATTTTGGTCGTCAGTGTCTAATGGCACGCCGTTTTGCGGAGCGGGGAGTTCGTTTTATTCAGGTATCGCACAGTGACCAGAAAGTTCAATGGGATCAACATGGTAATTTACTGGAAGGCCATGGAAAAAATGCCAAAGAAGTTGATAAACCCATCGCGGGTTTACTGAAAGATCTGAAACAGCGCGGCTTATTGAAAGATACTTTGGTCATCTGGGGAGGAGAATTTGGACGAACCCCCACTGCACAGGGAAAGAATGGTCGTGACCATAATCCGGAAGGATTTACGATGTGGCTGGCAGGAGGGGGAGTCAAATCTGGCTTCCAATATGGTGCGACCGATGAGTTTGGTTACTATGCTGTCAAAGATAAGATGCACATTCATGATTTCCATGCCACTCTTTTGCATCTTTTGGGAATGGACCATAAAAAGCTGACCTATCGTTATGCGGGACGAGACTTCCGCCTCACAGATGTCGCCGGCCATGTAGCACACGGCATTCTTGCATAA
- a CDS encoding DUF1559 domain-containing protein — protein MQPRISKLGKRFGFTLIELLVVIAIIAILIALLLPAVQQAREAARRSTCKNNVKQFGLALHNYHETHRSFPSGWVQPSTASTCQASSSSTSGCLPGWGWGTMLLPFLDQSPLYNALNVGRINLVVAPTDESKTTLPLFRCPSDTGSNLNTDRGGHATSNYKGVYGSRGIGNTINTSPHNAAGGNGSFWSNSNTRLRDIQDGASNTVLIGETARGRVGTTSYNGGIWVGYFDNGKTASVVWKMENHPGSLINGTLPWAFSSQHTGGAHFLLGDGAVRFISENIDGTTYENLGKISDGNVIGEF, from the coding sequence ATGCAGCCGCGTATTTCAAAACTGGGCAAACGCTTTGGTTTTACACTTATTGAGTTACTTGTTGTGATTGCCATCATTGCGATCTTGATCGCTCTATTGTTACCAGCCGTGCAACAAGCACGCGAAGCAGCTCGTCGCAGTACCTGTAAAAACAATGTAAAACAATTTGGCCTTGCACTGCATAATTATCATGAAACCCACCGCTCTTTTCCTTCAGGTTGGGTTCAACCCTCAACTGCTTCTACCTGCCAAGCTAGTTCTTCCAGCACCAGCGGTTGTCTCCCGGGATGGGGATGGGGAACTATGCTCTTGCCATTTCTGGACCAATCTCCCCTCTATAATGCCCTCAATGTAGGAAGGATTAATCTGGTTGTCGCTCCTACCGATGAGTCCAAAACTACGCTCCCACTCTTTCGCTGCCCTTCCGACACAGGAAGTAATCTAAATACTGATCGAGGTGGACACGCAACTTCAAACTATAAAGGTGTTTATGGTAGCCGAGGTATTGGGAATACAATTAATACCAGCCCGCATAATGCAGCTGGTGGCAATGGTTCCTTCTGGTCAAATAGCAATACGCGTCTGCGTGATATCCAGGACGGAGCCAGTAATACGGTTCTGATTGGTGAGACAGCCCGAGGCCGTGTGGGAACGACCTCTTATAACGGAGGCATCTGGGTTGGTTATTTTGATAACGGAAAAACGGCTTCTGTGGTCTGGAAAATGGAAAATCATCCTGGTTCTCTAATCAATGGAACTCTGCCTTGGGCTTTCAGTAGTCAGCATACAGGCGGTGCCCACTTTCTCCTTGGTGATGGTGCCGTGCGTTTCATCAGCGAAAATATTGATGGTACGACTTACGAAAATCTTGGAAAAATCAGTGACGGAAATGTAATCGGCGAATTTTAA